One part of the Thermanaeromonas sp. C210 genome encodes these proteins:
- a CDS encoding TrkH family potassium uptake protein: MLRARLTPTQGIVIGFACVILAGTLLLMLPVSSAGRATDFLTALFTATSAVCVTGLVVVDTGTYWSAFGQGVIALLIQIGGLGWMSVVTLFALLIRKRISLGERLLIQEALNRENLGGVVALTKRIILTTFVLEGVGALVLSWRFARDFGWGRGVYYGVFHAVSAFNNAGFDVLGPVFGPYCSLTPYVQDITINIVISTLLILGGIGFPVIMEVAGFRRRAGRLSLHSRMVLLTTLVLIVAGTLILLAIEWDNPNTLGPLSPAGKGMAAYFQAVTPRTAGFNTVSINDLRPASQYVQVILMFIGASPAGTGGGIKTTTFTVLVLAIAAVVRGRQEVEFGGRCIPWHRVIKALVIAALGFLLVNAVGFILLLTEGKGFLPVLYEVTSAFGTVGLTTGLTPELTPVGRCLLILTMFAGRVGPVSLAMAIWKRQVRVNIHLPEEQVILG, encoded by the coding sequence ATGCTGCGGGCGCGCCTTACTCCTACCCAGGGGATCGTCATAGGTTTTGCCTGCGTGATTCTGGCGGGAACCCTTTTATTGATGTTGCCCGTTTCTTCGGCGGGGCGGGCGACTGATTTTTTGACGGCTCTGTTCACCGCCACTTCGGCCGTGTGCGTGACCGGGCTGGTAGTGGTGGATACCGGTACTTACTGGTCTGCCTTCGGTCAAGGGGTTATTGCCTTGCTGATCCAGATAGGTGGACTGGGCTGGATGAGTGTGGTCACTTTGTTCGCCCTCCTAATCCGGAAGCGCATTTCCCTGGGGGAAAGGCTGTTAATCCAGGAGGCCCTGAATCGGGAGAATTTGGGCGGGGTCGTAGCTCTAACGAAGAGGATTATTCTCACTACCTTTGTCCTGGAAGGTGTAGGGGCCCTGGTTTTATCCTGGCGGTTTGCCCGGGATTTTGGGTGGGGACGAGGGGTATATTACGGGGTATTTCACGCCGTGTCGGCCTTTAATAATGCCGGCTTCGATGTGTTGGGCCCCGTCTTTGGGCCGTACTGCAGTCTGACCCCCTACGTCCAGGATATCACCATCAATATAGTTATTTCGACTTTATTGATCCTTGGCGGTATCGGATTCCCCGTAATCATGGAAGTGGCGGGGTTCCGGAGGAGAGCGGGTCGTTTGAGCTTGCACAGCAGAATGGTTCTTCTGACGACTCTCGTCCTGATTGTAGCCGGTACGCTTATTCTTTTAGCCATAGAATGGGATAACCCCAACACCCTGGGACCTTTATCGCCCGCGGGCAAGGGGATGGCTGCATATTTCCAGGCGGTTACCCCCAGGACGGCAGGCTTCAATACTGTTAGCATCAACGACCTCCGCCCTGCGAGCCAGTACGTTCAGGTCATCTTGATGTTTATAGGAGCTTCGCCGGCGGGTACCGGCGGCGGCATTAAGACCACCACTTTCACCGTTCTGGTGCTGGCCATAGCGGCGGTAGTGAGGGGACGGCAGGAAGTGGAATTCGGCGGCCGGTGTATCCCCTGGCACCGCGTAATTAAAGCGCTGGTCATTGCTGCCCTGGGTTTCTTACTGGTGAACGCCGTCGGTTTTATCCTCCTTCTTACCGAAGGGAAAGGGTTTTTGCCCGTTTTGTATGAAGTAACTTCGGCCTTCGGCACCGTAGGCCTGACTACGGGCCTGACCCCGGAGCTGACACCTGTCGGCCGCTGCCTCCTTATCCTTACCATGTTTGCCGGCAGGGTGGGTCCGGTGAGCTTGGCCATGGCCATCTGGAAACGACAGGTAAGGGTTAACATTCATCTGCCGGAAGAACAGGTCATTTTGGGCTAG